The following coding sequences are from one Pseudomonas mendocina window:
- the tssH gene encoding type VI secretion system ATPase TssH: MINVDLQQLVQALDAASKRDLEMAAERCVVRGGNKILVEDLLLGLLERPESLLARALQDAEIDAGELAQALQPRGEHSESRNPVFSAELVQWLQDALLVANLELGASQIDQAALILALLRNPMRYAGSRYQALLGKLNAERLRDFALSQQPQGSAGKPAASGESNLARFTHNFTQQARDGKLDPVLCRDGAIRQMIDILARRRKNNPIVVGEAGVGKTAIVEGLALRIATGEVPQVLKGVELLCLDLGLLQAGASVKGEFERRLQGVIDEVKASPKPIILFIDEAHTLIGAGGQAGSGDAANLLKPALARGELRTIAATTWSEYKKYFEKDPALARRFQPVQLHEPTVDEAVTILRGLAPVYEKSHGIYLRDDAVVAAAELSARYLAGRQLPDKAVDVLDTACARVRISLAAAPEALERLRGEIAEGERQGEAMRRDLDAGLAIDGEALDALDSRLVAARAELEQVETRWAVQRDLAERLLEQRKQCAAARLGNDEEAGDEPRPSLEELEAELRAIQAELAAAQASERLVSFEVCPRLVAEVISHWTGVPLSQLAREHNTKVITFADDLRQRVRGQEQAIQALDKAMRATAAGLNKPDAPVGVFLLVGPSGVGKTETALALADLLYGGERFLTVINMSEFQEKHTVSRLIGAPPGYVGYGEGGMLTEAVRQKPYSVILLDEVEKADPDVMNVFYQIFDKGVANDGEGREINFRNTLILMTSNLASERIASLCAGGERPATEDLELAIRPQLTQHFKPALLGRMRVVPYYPMDSDLLRQLVGLKLARFGERLARRQLAFSHCDGLVEHLAERCTHGDSGARLIDHLIDQHLQPLVVDRLLDAMAAGESLQRVHATLDADSTVTCEFA, encoded by the coding sequence ATGATCAACGTCGATCTGCAACAACTGGTTCAAGCCCTGGACGCCGCGAGCAAGCGCGACCTGGAAATGGCCGCCGAACGCTGTGTAGTGCGCGGCGGCAACAAGATCCTCGTCGAAGACCTGCTGCTGGGCTTGCTGGAGCGCCCGGAAAGCCTGTTGGCGCGAGCCCTGCAGGACGCCGAGATCGATGCCGGCGAGCTGGCCCAGGCACTGCAGCCGCGCGGCGAACACAGCGAGTCGCGCAACCCGGTGTTCAGCGCCGAGCTGGTGCAATGGCTGCAGGATGCCCTGCTGGTCGCCAACCTGGAGCTGGGCGCCAGCCAGATCGACCAGGCTGCGCTGATCCTCGCCCTGCTGCGCAACCCCATGCGCTACGCCGGCAGCCGTTACCAGGCGCTGCTGGGCAAGCTCAACGCCGAGCGCCTGCGCGACTTTGCCCTCAGCCAGCAGCCGCAAGGCAGTGCCGGCAAGCCGGCAGCCAGTGGCGAATCCAACCTGGCGCGCTTCACCCACAACTTCACCCAGCAGGCCCGCGACGGCAAGCTCGACCCGGTGCTGTGCCGTGACGGCGCGATCCGCCAGATGATCGATATCCTCGCCCGCCGCCGCAAGAACAACCCCATCGTGGTCGGCGAGGCTGGCGTCGGCAAGACCGCCATCGTCGAGGGCCTGGCCCTGCGCATCGCCACCGGCGAGGTGCCGCAGGTGCTCAAGGGCGTCGAGCTGCTGTGCCTGGATCTCGGCCTGCTGCAGGCCGGCGCCAGCGTCAAGGGCGAGTTCGAGCGCCGCCTGCAGGGCGTGATCGACGAAGTGAAGGCCTCGCCCAAGCCGATCATCCTGTTCATCGACGAAGCCCATACCCTGATCGGCGCTGGTGGCCAGGCCGGCAGCGGCGACGCCGCCAACCTGCTCAAGCCGGCGCTGGCCCGTGGCGAGCTGCGCACCATCGCCGCCACCACCTGGAGCGAATACAAGAAGTACTTCGAGAAGGATCCGGCCCTGGCCCGCCGCTTCCAGCCGGTGCAACTGCACGAGCCTACTGTCGACGAGGCGGTGACCATCTTGCGCGGCCTGGCGCCGGTGTACGAGAAGAGCCACGGTATCTACCTGCGCGATGACGCGGTGGTTGCTGCTGCCGAACTGTCGGCGCGCTACCTGGCCGGCCGCCAGTTGCCGGACAAGGCCGTGGACGTGCTCGACACCGCCTGCGCTCGCGTGCGTATCAGCCTGGCCGCCGCGCCTGAGGCACTGGAGCGCCTGCGCGGCGAGATCGCCGAGGGCGAGCGCCAGGGTGAAGCCATGCGCCGCGATCTGGATGCCGGCCTGGCCATCGATGGTGAAGCACTGGACGCACTGGACAGTCGTCTGGTCGCCGCCCGTGCCGAGCTGGAGCAAGTGGAAACCCGCTGGGCCGTGCAACGTGACCTGGCCGAACGCCTGCTGGAGCAGCGCAAACAATGCGCCGCTGCGCGTCTGGGTAACGACGAAGAGGCCGGCGACGAACCACGCCCGAGCCTGGAGGAGCTGGAAGCCGAACTGCGCGCCATCCAGGCCGAGTTGGCCGCTGCGCAGGCCAGCGAGCGTCTGGTCAGCTTCGAGGTCTGCCCACGCCTGGTGGCCGAGGTGATCAGCCACTGGACGGGTGTACCGCTGAGTCAGCTGGCGCGTGAGCACAACACCAAGGTCATCACCTTCGCCGACGACCTGCGCCAGCGCGTGCGCGGCCAGGAGCAGGCGATCCAGGCGCTGGACAAGGCCATGCGCGCCACCGCTGCTGGTTTGAACAAGCCCGATGCACCGGTGGGCGTGTTCCTGCTGGTCGGCCCCAGCGGTGTCGGAAAGACCGAGACCGCTCTGGCACTGGCCGACCTGCTGTATGGCGGCGAGCGTTTCCTCACCGTGATCAACATGTCCGAATTCCAGGAGAAGCACACCGTTTCCCGCCTGATCGGCGCGCCGCCTGGCTACGTCGGTTACGGCGAAGGCGGCATGCTCACCGAGGCCGTGCGGCAGAAACCCTACTCGGTGATCCTGCTCGACGAAGTCGAAAAAGCCGACCCGGACGTGATGAACGTCTTCTATCAGATCTTCGACAAGGGCGTGGCCAACGACGGTGAAGGGCGCGAGATCAACTTCCGCAACACCCTGATCCTGATGACCAGCAACCTGGCCAGCGAGCGTATCGCCAGTCTCTGCGCCGGCGGCGAGCGCCCGGCCACCGAGGATCTGGAACTGGCCATCCGCCCGCAACTGACCCAGCACTTCAAGCCGGCCCTGCTCGGGCGCATGCGCGTGGTGCCCTACTACCCCATGGACAGCGACCTGCTGCGCCAGCTGGTCGGCCTAAAGCTGGCCCGTTTCGGCGAGCGCCTGGCGCGTCGCCAGCTCGCCTTTAGTCATTGCGACGGCCTGGTCGAGCATCTGGCTGAACGCTGCACCCATGGCGACAGCGGTGCGCGTTTGATCGATCACCTGATTGACCAGCACCTGCAACCGCTGGTGGTCGATCGCCTGCTTGATGCCATGGCTGCCGGTGAAAGCCTGCAGCGCGTGCATGCCACGCTGGATGCCGATTCCACCGTGACCTGTGAGTTCGCCTGA
- the tssG gene encoding type VI secretion system baseplate subunit TssG: protein MDATYGAAAPALSRLSKGIREYSLFQAVQLVLERLGAAHPHLDEERLYEYLEFQANPSLGFPGSDIDRVQFFEEHGELRARMRVNLVGLFGGGSPLPAFYSEQALGDSEDGNPTRDFLDLFNNRLQRLLLPIWKKYRYRASFQSGAMDAFSAHLFALIGLGSEQIRQAQELNWKRLLPYLGLLSLRAHSAALIESVLRYYFKHAELFIEQCLERQVTVLEEQRNRLGLANSLLGEDAVLGERVRDRGGKFRIHVRQLGWTRFHEFLPIGTGYQPLCALVRFTLRDPLDYDIRLELRQDEIRDLRIGEENPCLLGWTTWLGRENADGLVTLGSKIH from the coding sequence ATGGACGCCACGTATGGGGCAGCAGCCCCTGCTCTAAGTCGATTGAGCAAAGGCATCCGCGAGTACAGCCTGTTCCAGGCCGTACAGCTGGTGCTGGAGCGCTTGGGTGCTGCTCATCCGCATCTGGATGAGGAGCGCCTCTACGAGTACCTGGAGTTCCAGGCCAACCCGAGCCTGGGTTTTCCTGGCAGCGATATCGATCGCGTGCAGTTCTTCGAGGAGCATGGCGAGCTGCGCGCGCGCATGCGCGTCAACCTGGTAGGCCTGTTCGGCGGAGGTTCGCCACTGCCGGCGTTCTACAGCGAACAGGCCCTGGGCGACAGCGAGGACGGCAACCCGACCCGCGATTTCCTCGACCTGTTCAACAACCGCCTGCAACGCCTGTTGCTGCCGATCTGGAAGAAGTACCGCTACCGCGCCAGCTTCCAGAGCGGGGCCATGGACGCCTTCTCGGCGCACCTGTTCGCCCTGATCGGCCTGGGCAGCGAGCAGATTCGCCAGGCCCAGGAGCTGAACTGGAAGCGCCTGCTGCCCTACCTCGGCCTGCTCAGCCTGCGCGCTCACTCGGCGGCACTGATCGAGTCGGTACTGCGTTACTACTTCAAGCACGCCGAGCTGTTCATTGAGCAGTGCCTGGAGCGCCAGGTGACGGTACTGGAAGAGCAGCGCAACCGCCTCGGCCTCGCCAACAGCCTGCTCGGTGAGGACGCCGTGCTCGGCGAGCGCGTGCGCGACCGTGGCGGCAAGTTTCGTATTCACGTGCGCCAGCTGGGCTGGACGCGCTTTCACGAATTCCTGCCGATCGGTACGGGCTACCAGCCGCTCTGTGCGCTGGTGCGCTTCACCCTGCGCGATCCGCTGGACTACGACATCCGCCTGGAACTGCGTCAGGACGAAATCCGTGACCTGCGCATCGGCGAAGAAAACCCCTGCCTGCTCGGCTGGACGACCTGGCTCGGCCGTGAGAACGCCGATGGCCTTGTCACTCTGGGCAGCAAGATTCATTAA
- the tssF gene encoding type VI secretion system baseplate subunit TssF, with amino-acid sequence MSFNHYYQSELTALRQLGKRFAERSPALAPFLGQAGRDPDVERLLEGFAFLTGRLRQKLDDELPELTHSLMHLLWPNYMRPLPAFSMLQFDPLTRPGPALPVSRGTPVEAKAIEGVTCRFRTCFPTEVLPLALNGLDYSVKGDGALLSLRLAMSADGHIGEIGLNKLRLHLAGERYIGQMLYLALLRNLGSIQLVLLDQAGKPLQDAFGQTLGTLQLKSEQVQPVGFAEDEALIPYPLNTFRGYRYLQEYFAFQEKFLFVDLLGLDAIHSLPEDLLKQARGLELRFDIHKAGVQRIRPTLENVRLYCTPVVNLFQHDAIPIRLDGKQDQYLLLPAEFDSQHCGVFSVDRVTGWKPGGMGYEEYVPFESFEHDPSFDVPVARPHYSVRQQPSMLGDGLETWLSFGLRNLDQHETLSIELTCTNQNLPRQLRLGDICLPSEDTPDFLSFRNISAVTPCYAPPLHRDFLWKLISNMSLNYLSLANVEALKVILETYDLPRYYDQHAERVSKRLLGGLKNIGHRHVDRLHRGLPVRGVRTELTMNPEGYLGEGDLFLFASVLNEFFALYASLNSYHELHVQSTQGELYKWTPRMGQQPLL; translated from the coding sequence ATGTCTTTCAACCACTACTACCAAAGCGAACTCACCGCCTTGCGCCAACTGGGCAAGCGTTTCGCCGAGCGTAGCCCGGCGCTGGCGCCGTTCCTCGGCCAGGCGGGGCGCGACCCGGACGTCGAGCGCCTGCTCGAAGGTTTCGCCTTCCTCACCGGGCGCCTGCGTCAGAAGCTCGACGACGAGCTGCCGGAGCTGACCCATTCGCTGATGCACCTGCTGTGGCCGAACTACATGCGCCCGCTGCCGGCCTTCAGCATGCTGCAGTTCGATCCGCTGACCCGCCCCGGCCCGGCGCTGCCGGTCAGTCGTGGTACCCCGGTGGAGGCCAAGGCCATCGAGGGCGTCACCTGCCGCTTTCGCACCTGCTTCCCCACTGAAGTACTGCCGCTGGCGTTGAACGGCCTGGATTACTCGGTCAAGGGCGACGGTGCACTGCTCAGCCTGCGCCTGGCCATGAGCGCCGATGGTCACATCGGTGAGATCGGCCTGAACAAGCTGCGCCTGCACTTGGCCGGCGAACGTTATATCGGCCAGATGCTTTACCTGGCGCTGCTACGCAACCTCGGCAGCATTCAGCTGGTGTTGCTCGACCAGGCCGGCAAGCCGCTGCAGGATGCCTTCGGCCAGACGCTCGGCACCCTGCAGCTCAAGTCCGAGCAGGTGCAACCGGTAGGCTTCGCCGAGGACGAGGCGCTGATCCCCTACCCGCTGAACACCTTCCGCGGCTATCGCTATCTGCAGGAATACTTCGCCTTCCAGGAGAAATTCCTGTTCGTCGACCTGCTCGGTCTGGATGCCATCCACAGCCTGCCTGAAGACCTGCTCAAGCAGGCGCGTGGCCTGGAGCTGCGTTTCGATATCCACAAGGCCGGCGTGCAGCGCATCCGCCCGACCCTGGAGAACGTGCGCCTGTACTGCACGCCGGTGGTCAACCTGTTCCAGCACGACGCCATTCCGATCCGCCTCGATGGCAAGCAGGATCAATACCTGCTGTTGCCGGCCGAGTTCGATTCGCAGCATTGCGGTGTGTTCTCGGTCGATCGCGTCACCGGTTGGAAGCCGGGCGGCATGGGTTACGAAGAGTACGTGCCGTTCGAGTCGTTCGAGCACGACCCCAGCTTCGACGTGCCGGTGGCGCGCCCGCACTACAGCGTGCGCCAGCAACCCTCGATGCTCGGCGACGGTCTGGAGACCTGGCTCAGTTTCGGTCTGCGCAACCTCGATCAGCATGAGACGCTGTCCATCGAGCTGACCTGCACCAACCAGAATCTGCCGCGCCAGCTGCGCCTGGGCGATATCTGCCTGCCCAGCGAGGACACTCCAGATTTCCTCAGCTTCCGCAATATCAGCGCGGTCACGCCATGCTACGCGCCGCCGCTGCACCGCGACTTCCTGTGGAAGCTGATTTCCAACATGTCGCTGAACTACCTGTCGTTGGCCAACGTCGAGGCGCTCAAGGTGATCCTCGAGACCTACGACCTGCCGCGCTACTACGACCAGCACGCCGAGCGCGTCAGCAAGCGCCTGCTCGGCGGCCTCAAGAACATCGGCCACCGTCACGTCGACCGCCTGCACCGCGGCCTGCCGGTACGCGGGGTGCGCACCGAACTGACCATGAACCCGGAAGGCTATCTGGGTGAGGGCGATCTGTTTCTGTTCGCCTCGGTACTCAATGAATTTTTCGCCCTCTACGCCAGCCTTAACAGCTACCACGAGCTGCACGTACAGAGCACACAGGGAGAGTTGTACAAATGGACGCCACGTATGGGGCAGCAGCCCCTGCTCTAA
- a CDS encoding carboxypeptidase-like regulatory domain-containing protein, protein MNRLLRYSTRWSGLLAVLALQGCVLAPHAAPINPAIGGRLVSAENGQPVRGAALILEVASDTSHSYQVRSDSQGRFAFGAHEDWRLFAVLADAPLCIVVMTVEAQGFQPRHCVWTSRNGCPTQSPPIGDLELIPAQWNDHRADALLANASDCVDPATWTSR, encoded by the coding sequence ATGAATCGCCTCCTGCGCTATTCGACTCGATGGAGCGGTCTGCTCGCTGTGCTTGCGTTGCAGGGTTGCGTGTTGGCACCACATGCGGCGCCGATCAATCCGGCCATCGGTGGGCGTCTGGTTTCCGCAGAGAACGGTCAGCCGGTGCGTGGTGCGGCGCTCATTCTTGAGGTCGCCAGCGACACTTCGCACAGCTATCAGGTGCGCAGCGACAGTCAGGGTCGATTCGCCTTTGGCGCCCACGAGGATTGGCGGCTCTTCGCTGTGCTGGCAGATGCGCCGCTGTGCATCGTTGTCATGACGGTCGAAGCGCAAGGGTTCCAGCCACGGCATTGCGTCTGGACGTCCCGTAATGGTTGCCCGACCCAGAGCCCGCCGATAGGCGACCTGGAATTGATCCCCGCGCAGTGGAACGACCACCGCGCCGACGCCTTGCTGGCTAATGCCAGCGACTGTGTCGACCCAGCCACATGGACGAGCCGCTGA
- a CDS encoding PAAR domain-containing protein, whose translation MSGKPAARLSDPTACPIPGHGTNPIAAGSPDVLFDSLPAARMGDPSACGGAMAGAVIPTVLINGKPAAVVGSVGSHGNTVVAGSGTVLIGG comes from the coding sequence ATGTCCGGTAAACCCGCCGCCCGCCTGAGCGATCCCACTGCCTGCCCGATTCCCGGCCACGGCACCAACCCGATCGCCGCCGGTTCACCCGACGTGCTGTTCGACAGCCTGCCGGCCGCCCGCATGGGCGACCCTTCCGCCTGTGGCGGCGCCATGGCTGGCGCGGTGATTCCTACCGTGCTGATCAACGGCAAGCCAGCGGCGGTGGTGGGTAGCGTGGGCAGCCATGGCAATACCGTGGTGGCTGGCTCCGGCACCGTGTTGATTGGCGGTTGA
- the tssE gene encoding type VI secretion system baseplate subunit TssE — MAYGSLFERLGGEVGQRAGWSREVAAMASVAAHLAKMLSTRAGSVQTLPDYGLPDLNDMRLSLHDSLQQARIAIERFIEAYEPRLTQVRVISLPRTHDPLRQAFAIDAMLEMDGIKRQVSFSASLDGSGQVNVNPGASHVR; from the coding sequence ATGGCCTACGGCAGCCTGTTCGAGCGCCTCGGTGGCGAGGTCGGCCAACGTGCCGGCTGGAGCCGCGAGGTCGCCGCCATGGCCTCGGTGGCTGCCCATCTGGCCAAGATGCTCAGCACCCGTGCGGGCAGCGTGCAAACGCTGCCCGACTACGGGTTGCCCGATTTGAACGATATGCGCCTGTCGCTGCACGACTCGTTGCAGCAGGCGCGTATCGCCATCGAACGCTTTATCGAAGCGTACGAACCACGACTGACCCAGGTGCGGGTGATTTCCCTGCCGCGTACCCATGACCCTTTGCGTCAGGCCTTCGCCATCGACGCCATGTTGGAAATGGACGGTATCAAACGTCAGGTCAGTTTCTCCGCGAGCCTGGATGGCAGCGGTCAGGTCAACGTCAACCCAGGAGCGTCACATGTCCGGTAA
- the tssC gene encoding type VI secretion system contractile sheath large subunit produces MSTTSAAVEGGRSAAELGILDRIIAETKLTPDDEAYDIAKRGVSAFIEELLKPQNENEPVKKAMVDRMIAEIDAKLSRQMDEILHHEQFQALESSWRGLKLLVDRTNFRENIKLEILNASKQDLLDDFEDSPEIVQSGLYKHIYTAEYGQFGGQPVGALIANYFFDPSAPDVKTLQYVASVACMSHAPFIAAAGPKFFGLETFTGLPDLKDLKDHFEGPQFTKWQSFREQEDARYVGLTVPRFLLRNPYDPEDNPVKTFVYKENVANSHEHYLWGNTAYAFASRLTDSFAKFRWCPNIIGPQSGGAVEDLPLHHFESMGEIETKIPTEVLVSDRREYELAEEGFIALTMRKGSDNAAFFSANSAQKPKFFGISEEGKTAELNYKLGTQLPYMFIVNRLAHYLKVLQREQIGAWKERTDLELELNKWIRQYVADQENPSSEVRSRRPLRAAQVIVSDVEGEPGWYRVSLNVRPHFKYMGADFTLSLVGKLDKE; encoded by the coding sequence ATGAGCACGACTAGCGCAGCAGTAGAAGGCGGCCGCAGCGCCGCTGAACTCGGCATCCTCGACCGCATCATCGCGGAAACCAAGCTGACTCCGGACGACGAAGCCTACGACATCGCCAAGCGTGGTGTGTCGGCCTTCATCGAAGAGCTGCTCAAGCCGCAGAACGAAAACGAGCCGGTGAAGAAGGCCATGGTCGACCGCATGATCGCGGAGATCGACGCCAAGCTCAGCCGGCAGATGGACGAAATCCTCCACCATGAGCAGTTCCAGGCTCTGGAATCCTCCTGGCGCGGCCTCAAGCTGCTGGTGGATCGCACCAACTTCCGCGAGAACATCAAGCTGGAGATTCTCAACGCCTCCAAACAGGATCTGCTCGATGACTTTGAAGACAGTCCGGAAATCGTTCAGTCCGGTCTGTACAAGCACATCTACACCGCCGAGTACGGCCAGTTCGGTGGCCAGCCGGTCGGCGCCCTGATCGCCAACTACTTCTTCGATCCGAGCGCCCCGGACGTCAAGACCCTGCAGTACGTCGCCTCGGTGGCCTGCATGTCCCACGCGCCGTTCATCGCTGCTGCCGGCCCGAAATTCTTCGGCCTGGAGACCTTCACCGGCCTGCCGGATCTGAAGGATCTGAAAGACCACTTCGAAGGCCCGCAATTCACCAAGTGGCAGAGCTTCCGTGAGCAGGAGGATGCCCGCTACGTCGGCCTGACCGTACCGCGCTTCCTGTTGCGCAACCCGTACGACCCGGAAGACAACCCGGTGAAGACCTTCGTCTACAAGGAAAACGTGGCCAACAGTCACGAGCACTACCTGTGGGGCAACACCGCTTACGCCTTCGCCAGCCGTCTGACCGACAGCTTCGCCAAGTTCCGCTGGTGCCCGAACATCATCGGCCCGCAGAGCGGTGGCGCGGTGGAAGACCTGCCGCTGCACCACTTCGAGAGCATGGGCGAGATCGAGACCAAGATCCCCACCGAAGTGCTGGTGTCCGACCGTCGCGAGTATGAGCTGGCCGAGGAAGGCTTCATCGCCCTGACCATGCGCAAGGGCAGCGACAACGCCGCGTTCTTCTCCGCCAACTCGGCGCAGAAGCCGAAGTTCTTCGGCATCAGTGAAGAAGGCAAGACCGCCGAGCTGAACTACAAGCTGGGCACCCAGCTGCCATACATGTTCATCGTCAACCGCCTGGCTCACTACCTGAAAGTGCTGCAGCGCGAGCAGATCGGTGCCTGGAAAGAGCGTACCGACCTTGAGCTGGAACTGAACAAGTGGATTCGCCAGTACGTTGCCGACCAGGAGAACCCGAGCTCCGAAGTGCGTAGCCGTCGTCCGCTGCGTGCCGCCCAGGTCATCGTCAGCGATGTCGAAGGCGAGCCGGGCTGGTACCGCGTCAGCCTGAACGTGCGCCCGCACTTCAAGTACATGGGTGCCGACTTCACCTTGTCGCTGGTCGGCAAGCTGGACAAGGAGTAA